A stretch of Microbacterium caowuchunii DNA encodes these proteins:
- a CDS encoding MFS transporter: MDAARPSDRTVLLVAILASFVSFLDGTVVTVALPAIERDVGGGLATQQWVVDAYLVTLGAFILVAGSLSDAFGRIRILRIGLLIFGVSSVAIALAPDPLTLILLRAVQGVGGALLVPSSLALITSHFAGAARSRAIGIWTGATTVATLVGPVVGGLFVDLLSWRWVFVLNVLPIALTLVLLVRGGLRDARVPGARIDIPGAALCTIGLGALVFALIEQPRLGWDSPAVWIAGIGGILGVVGFVLRQRVAPSPLMPLSLFSARNFWAGNLSTFFVYAALSLNGLVVAVYLQQGAGLSATLAGLATLPPTVLMILFSSRVGALAGKLGPRLFMTAGPALMAVGALLLLTVADDFDYLTQVLPGLLAFGAGLTLTVAPLTSAVLSAVPAERSGIASAVNNAVARVAGLVSVALLGVVVAGDLDLEGFHRAAIVTAALMAAGAVASFAGIRDPRR, from the coding sequence GTGGATGCAGCCCGCCCGAGCGACCGGACCGTGCTGCTGGTCGCCATCCTGGCTTCCTTCGTCTCGTTCCTCGACGGGACCGTCGTGACGGTGGCTCTGCCCGCGATCGAGCGGGACGTGGGCGGGGGCCTCGCCACGCAGCAGTGGGTGGTGGACGCGTACCTCGTGACCCTGGGCGCGTTCATCCTGGTCGCCGGGTCCCTCAGCGACGCGTTCGGCCGCATCCGCATCCTGCGCATCGGACTGCTGATCTTCGGCGTCTCCTCGGTCGCGATCGCGCTCGCCCCGGATCCGCTGACCCTCATCCTGCTGCGCGCGGTGCAGGGTGTCGGCGGGGCGTTGCTCGTGCCGAGTTCCCTGGCCCTCATCACCTCGCATTTCGCCGGCGCCGCGCGCTCCCGCGCGATCGGCATCTGGACGGGAGCGACCACGGTGGCGACGCTCGTCGGCCCGGTCGTCGGCGGACTGTTCGTCGACCTGCTCTCCTGGCGCTGGGTGTTCGTGCTCAACGTGCTGCCGATCGCCCTCACCCTGGTGCTGCTCGTCCGCGGCGGCCTCCGCGATGCCCGGGTCCCCGGCGCCCGGATCGACATCCCCGGCGCGGCGCTGTGCACGATCGGACTCGGGGCGCTCGTGTTCGCCCTCATCGAGCAGCCGCGGCTGGGCTGGGACTCCCCGGCGGTGTGGATCGCCGGGATCGGCGGGATCCTCGGTGTCGTGGGGTTCGTCCTGCGCCAGCGGGTCGCCCCGTCGCCGCTCATGCCGCTGTCACTGTTCTCGGCGCGGAACTTCTGGGCGGGCAACCTCTCGACCTTCTTCGTCTACGCCGCCCTCTCGCTGAACGGATTGGTCGTCGCGGTCTACCTCCAGCAGGGCGCGGGGCTCTCCGCGACCCTCGCGGGCCTCGCGACCCTGCCGCCCACTGTGCTCATGATCCTGTTCAGCTCCCGGGTGGGAGCGCTGGCCGGCAAGCTCGGGCCGCGCCTGTTCATGACGGCGGGGCCGGCCCTGATGGCGGTGGGCGCGCTGCTGCTGCTGACCGTCGCCGATGACTTCGACTACCTCACCCAGGTCCTGCCGGGGCTGCTGGCGTTCGGTGCCGGCCTGACGCTGACGGTCGCGCCGCTGACCTCCGCCGTCCTCAGCGCGGTCCCGGCGGAACGCAGCGGCATCGCCTCGGCCGTGAACAACGCGGTGGCCCGGGTGGCGGGCCTCGTGTCGGTCGCCCTCCTCGGCGTCGTCGTGGCCGGCGACCTCGACCTCGAGGGGTTCCATCGGGCGGCGATCGTGACGGCCGCGCTCATGGCCGCGGGCGCCGTCGCGTCGTTCGCCGGCATCCGCGACCCGCGCCGCTAG